GATTGGTGAAATTGGTGGTACTGCTGAAGAAGAAGCTGCGGAATACATCAAAGCGAACGTTACTAAGCCTGTTGTTTCTTACATCGCTGGTGTTACTGCACCTGCAGGTAAGCGTATGGGTCATGCTGGCGCGATTATCGCTGGTGGTAAAGGTACAGCTGATGAGAAATTTGCTGCTCTTGAAGCGGCAGGTGTTAAAACGGTTCGTTCTTTAGCGGATATCGGTGTAGCACTTAAAGAGAAAACTGGTTGGTAATCGACTAGCTTCCATCTTTTGAAAGAATCGACAAACCCGCTTTCTTATCTAGAATGCGGGTTTTTTATTTTATGTATATACTAAAGGTATTGATACATTTCTAATAAATAAAGGACCTATTTAATAAGTTAACTTTCAAGGTAATAAATTAAAGTGAAGTTTCTAGTACTTTTGATTACTACTCTATTTATTCCATTTGCGCTTTCGCAAGCTTCTATCTTTGAAAAAAAATATGAATATGCATCCATCCAATATCTTATTGAACAAGAAGTTGGTCGCATTGTTTTGCCGCAAATATACAAGAATGTAGGTATTGATATTAGTATCACTCCTTTGCCTGGTCAGCGTGCTCAATTTGAAGCGAATCAAGGTAGTAAAGATGGAGAGATCATGCGGATTTGGACTTACGGCGACGAAAACAGCCAAACCATAAGGGTTCCGACTCCATACTATTATCTAGAAACGGTGGCGTTTACGCTTAAAGACAGCAACGTTCATATTCGTGAAAAAGAAGAATTAAAGGAATATAGGCTAGCAAAAATAAGAGGCGTAAAACATACCAATAACATTACCAAAGGACTGTCCAATGTTTATGTTATGAATAGTACTGAAAACATGTTCAAAGTGTTACTAAGAAAAAAAGTTGATGTTGTATTAACAAATTCACTTGATGGAGAGTTAGTATCAAAAAGGCTTGGTTTGGAGAATGTTATTGCAGTCAATAAGCCGCTAGCTACTCTTCCTCTGTATCACTATATTAACGAAAAAAATCGTGCTTTAGTGCCTGTTATTAACGAAGAGATTTTGAGGTTAAAGAATAATGGTTCGCTACAGGAGATGATTTTAAAGGCAGAGCAACAAGTTATTGCTCGGGGTTTTTGATTGGTGGTTGTTAGGTTGGTTGTTTTTTATATTATTTGCCTTGATGAGGCTAGTGGGTGCTTGAAGCGTTTATTCTTTAGCGGATAAGGGTGCTGTAGGTAAAGAGAAAGCTGGTTGGTAATCAACCTTTCTTTTTGAAAGATTTAAAAACCCGCCATCAGGCGGGTTTTTGTCTTTAGCCCTTAGTTAAAAAGCACCAAGCATTGTATCCATATTCATGAGAATCAAGTAATTCATTACTATTTCTCTTTCGTCTATAACGACAATACACCCATTTATAGCCAGGCGGGGCTGGTTTGTGACTTATGTTCTTCATAGTAAGTTCCTCTTCTGCTATTGGAGACAAATAGCAGTAATTGATTTATAAAGAGAAATCCACTAACCTAAGGGTTCTAAGCATGGGGAGTGGGTCTTCCATTTCTCTATAAAAACCAAAGCCAATTGGCTTTGGTTTTTAATCTTCATGCTAAAGCTGTATTTATAGCTTTAATTACAGCACTTATCCTTTCTGCATAATTTTTTGCTATTTCTAAGCTTTCACTAGAAGAAGCAATAAAAATACGAGATTTATACTCAATCATGATATATCAGTTCCAATAACTCGTTATTCCTAACTGTTATTAGTATATCGCTATTAGTTATATCGATCAAGTTTATGGTATAAGAAAAAATAATTGATAACTATTAGTTATATATAAAAGCATAGTAAATCCGCGTATTGTCGAGGGTGCTCGACACCACCCAAAGGGACGCTAGCGCCGCTGTCCCTTTGGAATCCCTTGGCGCTGCTCGCAACTGCTTTTCTTTATTAAATTGATTTAACCTCGATGTACCAGCAATGAACGCGCGTCCTGCGCTACATTGCTTTTGCCATCATCCTTGATGGCAATACATGGTTAAATCAAATTAATTCAAGCAATAGCTAAAGCAGTTTAATGCTTCGTTTTAATTCCGTGATTAATTTCGTTGTTTTTGATCTCTGGTCTTTCGGACTTGCGCTTTTCGAAAAAGAGCTGAGCTTTGAATTCAACACCTATTCCCATTGAAGCGGTTTGAGAATTAACTAGATAAAGTGTTTGCTACACGAGTCAGGACGACGAGTGCTGATGTGGTACAGGACGTGCCATTATCAGGAATGGCAATAAACGCTAGGTGATTCTCAATGATACCGCTGATTGGGCACCGAGGGGGATGCAAGGGGGAAACTGGTGTTATTTCCCTCTTGTGTGTGGTCGCCACCGCGACATTCACTTAAAGCAAGTACCACATAAGTTTAAATTTAATCTGAAAGCTTTGTTGAGCAGGGCGGTGAGGCGACTGCATGGATGCAGGAGGTAGAGCAACGCAGGAGCAGTTGCCGAGGGATACAAAGAGGAAAGAACCGCGTTTTCCACTTTGTGTGAAGTCGCCACCGCGACATTCTCTTAAAGCAAGTATTGCTTGAGCGTAAATTTAATCTGAGAGTAATTGCTGAGCATGGCGGTGAGGCGACTGCATGGATGCAGGAGGTAGAGCAACGCAGGAGCAGTTGCCGAGGGATACAAAGGGGAAACAAGCGCTTTTTCCCTCTTTTGTGTAGTCGCCACCGCGACAGTTGCTAAAGTAGTGGCGAAACCTTGACTAGAAAACTTAATGTTCAGCTTTTACTGCATGATAATTGTTCGTATAAAAAGCTGCGTTTGCTAGAGCACCTAAAACAAGCAAAGATGCCATCAATACTAATATTCCTTGAAAAACAATATGTGATGACGATGAAATTGCTATACCTGCAAAGTACACAAATATTATCGCTAATAGTGAAAACGTTAACGCGTATGATAGATTCTTGTCTTCAAATAGACGTTCAGCCTTTCCTTCATATCGTTCATTTGTGTAATGCGCGGCATGAGCCAAGCTAGTCAATGTAAAATATAGCGCGATAAGCGTGAATATTACTTGAAAAAGTACCAGCCCAGAGCTCATCACTGAATTTTGTGCTAACAATACAAAAAAAGCTACCGGCGGTATGCAAACCAATGATCTAAAGAGGTGTTCGTTTTTTATTGTCATTTTTAAACCTTTCCCTTTTAAAATTTTTATTATTGATACTATGACTATTTATTTAATCGATTGTTATTTAATCATTAATTGAGCTGGATTTAAACTGTTTAAGGTTTGAATCTCTTGACGGAGTTTGCAATGTTTTTTTGTGGCGTACTAAAGTTATTGTTAATGCTTACTCTTTGATTCCAAAATTATTAGAGGCAAATACACCAAGAACACTAAGTTAATTCCTGTTGCGCCAACCACGCTTTGGCGGTTGAAACCTTTTCAAAAAATTTAATGTTTTGAGCCTGGCGAGCAGGGATGTTTTTCTTGTCTATTTCTCGATAAATTGGCGCAGAATAAACCACGGCTTTGGCAATCATGGCTTGCGAATTTAGCCATGTATTGTATTTATTTGCGAGTTCCAGCGCTTCTGGGGTAGCTCCTGTGGCAGATAACTCATCCACTAGCATCACAAATGGTTGGCCTTGTAAGGATGTGATTGTTAATTTCATGGCTTCCATCCAGAGTTTAAACCCTTCAGCATTAAAGCTGTCTGACAAGCGAGTGCAAACCATGGCAGTGTCATATTGCTGATTAATATATATATCAAACTCACCGTGTGCTATTTTCATACAATCTCCATCCAACAAAGATTACTTCATGATGACTATAATTTAATTATTGCGGGAATACTTAATAACGCAATGTTTAGAAACAAGTTTTTATTAGAGCTATATCAAAAAAGCATCTAAATATTGGCTCATGTGTTCTCAATGCACTCGGTAAATATACTTTGTATTTTTTGCTCATTCTTAATTCAAATTATCCGTATTAACTCTCGTTATCTTATTGAAAAATTGATTTTTTTAATTTATATTGCCGCTCGCTTTGTTGTTAACAAAATGTTAATGCTTGGGTTGTCAAAAAATATGAAAGGAATAAAAATGTTTTCTAAGTATAAAGGAATGAACAAGTTTGCCGTTGTCGCATTATTAGCTGGTTCGGTGATTGGGTGTGGTACTACGCCTAACAACTATTTGCCGGTCGCCGCCACAAATGAAATCAAAACAACAGACGTTTATGTTGTTGTGCCGCAAAAGGAAATTGTTGCTGAGGTGGAAGCTTCTGGTGTTGCTGCCGCCGGTGGTGGTGGTTTACTTTTAGCATTGATCGATGTTGCCGTAGAAAATAGCCGAGCAAGTAGTGCGGAAGAGTTAATACAGCCTATTAAAGACTCGTTAATAGAAACAGATTTTAATAGCTTATTCATCAATGCATTAAAAAAAGAATTTGATGCTGTAAATTGGATGAAAGTTGATGATGTTCAGTTGATTACTGATGTTACAGAAACCACTAGACAAGATAATTACGATAA
This window of the Thalassotalea atypica genome carries:
- a CDS encoding substrate-binding periplasmic protein, whose translation is MKFLVLLITTLFIPFALSQASIFEKKYEYASIQYLIEQEVGRIVLPQIYKNVGIDISITPLPGQRAQFEANQGSKDGEIMRIWTYGDENSQTIRVPTPYYYLETVAFTLKDSNVHIREKEELKEYRLAKIRGVKHTNNITKGLSNVYVMNSTENMFKVLLRKKVDVVLTNSLDGELVSKRLGLENVIAVNKPLATLPLYHYINEKNRALVPVINEEILRLKNNGSLQEMILKAEQQVIARGF